A section of the Bacillus sp. V2I10 genome encodes:
- a CDS encoding MFS transporter, which yields MFKKYRWFIVFLLFLAGAFNYMDRVAFSVAAPFISKEFNLTPTQLGLLFSSFFIGYAIFNFIGGYLADRFGPRKVFGGSLGLWSIFIGATAVTFNFTSLYISRLFFGFAEGPVATTSNKMVNNWFPAKERASAIGIYTAGMPLGGAIAAPLVGLVSIQYGWRTAFIVLMILGLLLAYFWMKLTKDHPKQHPKVSEAELMEIQLGQGTGSDPSKTERVSLWKTIKHPTILFTAVAFFAYNYNNFFFLTWFPSYLTDAKNLSVHDMSIVTVIPWLVGAIGLFSGGFISDYIYKKTKKLMFSRKIILVTGLFGAAICVGFVVLVETAAAAVALMAIAVFFLYLTAMIYWAIIQDTVPSNNVGTAGGFIHLISNISGIIAPTVTGYFIESTGTFNTAFFLAASLAIFGSLAVVFFVKPIKTEKGTANINTLHS from the coding sequence ATGTTCAAGAAATATCGGTGGTTTATCGTCTTTTTACTGTTTCTTGCAGGAGCCTTTAATTATATGGATCGAGTGGCATTCTCAGTAGCGGCTCCCTTTATCTCAAAAGAATTCAATCTAACTCCTACCCAACTGGGGTTATTATTCAGTAGTTTCTTTATAGGTTATGCCATCTTCAATTTTATTGGTGGATATTTAGCTGACCGTTTTGGACCAAGAAAAGTATTTGGTGGATCTTTAGGGCTTTGGTCGATTTTTATTGGTGCTACGGCAGTAACGTTTAATTTCACGTCGTTGTATATTTCTAGATTATTCTTTGGTTTTGCTGAAGGTCCTGTTGCAACCACATCAAATAAAATGGTTAACAACTGGTTTCCTGCTAAAGAAAGAGCAAGTGCTATCGGAATATATACAGCAGGAATGCCTTTAGGAGGTGCGATAGCAGCACCCCTTGTGGGTCTTGTTTCTATTCAATATGGATGGAGAACAGCTTTTATCGTTTTAATGATTTTAGGATTATTGCTAGCTTATTTTTGGATGAAATTAACAAAAGATCATCCGAAGCAACATCCAAAAGTTTCTGAAGCTGAGTTAATGGAAATTCAACTAGGTCAAGGCACTGGTTCTGATCCATCTAAAACAGAAAGAGTAAGTCTATGGAAAACAATTAAACATCCGACGATTTTATTTACTGCTGTTGCATTTTTTGCTTACAATTATAATAATTTCTTTTTCCTAACTTGGTTCCCTAGTTATCTAACAGATGCCAAAAATCTAAGTGTCCATGACATGAGCATTGTAACAGTTATTCCTTGGCTTGTAGGGGCGATCGGATTATTTTCTGGTGGATTTATATCTGATTACATTTATAAAAAAACAAAAAAACTAATGTTTTCACGCAAAATTATTCTTGTGACGGGGTTGTTTGGAGCAGCTATATGTGTAGGTTTTGTAGTTTTAGTTGAGACTGCAGCAGCTGCTGTAGCATTGATGGCTATTGCTGTCTTTTTCCTTTACCTAACAGCTATGATCTACTGGGCAATTATTCAAGATACTGTACCTAGTAATAACGTGGGTACAGCCGGCGGATTCATTCATCTTATTTCGAATATATCCGGAATTATTGCACCAACAGTTACAGGGTATTTTATTGAAAGTACCGGAACTTTCAATACCGCATTCTTCTTGGCTGCATCATTGGCTATATTTGGGTCGTTAGCAGTGGTGTTTTTTGTAAAACCTATTAAAACAGAAAAGGGTACTGCCAATATTAATACTTTGCATAGCTAA
- a CDS encoding primase C-terminal domain-containing protein, with translation MGEHEVNRMTKSVVSPAEIMQFMTHNSLLLYKKKGSRAPLDRITVYQKTEKNNPYRKGAVFVSPTKDDLIEGKGYVVTSYETLGEKYQQLSHWTPNTYRGGAYYDFKKRIIKGHKRENLKQINVIGFDIDTKEVDLYGLYLGCEELKLPRPNLLLETPRGYQCFFVLETPFYVHRQNEYKSLRVAERLSDNIRKALCKYVPIDMNCVPFGFYRIPKEDNILDFYEQSANTSLLLSWSKSFEEQERRKFLRVVYNNSSSIDLCSSDWYKALIHATYIEKGHNSASRNNALMTLALANYASERSFDVAYDELDQFNSFLENPLSKVEFEKTLKSAYSGKYKGVKRSYVEGLLELWTDGTARFQGKEGWYKFKKDREERERSHYDEWEEDILRYIEKHKSPEMPFLEGSLAMLAETFGMAVSSLKEVLKRSNRIIKRTVGRGRAAVTKVSSRSMLLKGLLHMRKKQINHNQSAAAPLIDKVSTIKREIQLVINMFDTPFSSQEEIDIFNDSGQLPPIKNTS, from the coding sequence ATGGGAGAACATGAAGTTAATAGAATGACAAAGAGTGTGGTTTCACCAGCTGAAATCATGCAATTCATGACCCATAACAGCCTGCTGCTATACAAAAAGAAGGGGTCCCGTGCCCCTTTAGATAGAATAACAGTTTATCAGAAAACCGAAAAAAATAATCCGTACCGTAAAGGTGCGGTATTTGTGTCTCCAACAAAAGATGATCTCATTGAGGGCAAAGGTTATGTAGTAACTTCATATGAAACATTAGGGGAGAAGTATCAGCAATTATCTCATTGGACGCCAAACACTTATCGCGGCGGTGCCTATTATGATTTCAAAAAACGAATCATCAAGGGTCATAAGCGCGAAAATTTAAAGCAAATTAATGTGATTGGTTTTGATATAGATACAAAAGAAGTGGATCTTTACGGATTATATTTAGGCTGCGAAGAACTAAAACTCCCCAGGCCAAACCTTCTGCTTGAGACACCAAGAGGTTATCAATGCTTTTTTGTTTTAGAAACGCCTTTTTATGTACATAGGCAAAATGAATACAAGTCTTTGAGAGTAGCAGAACGCCTATCTGATAACATTCGCAAAGCCTTATGCAAATATGTTCCGATCGATATGAACTGTGTCCCATTTGGCTTTTATCGGATTCCTAAAGAAGACAATATTCTAGATTTTTATGAACAATCAGCTAACACAAGCCTGCTTCTTTCTTGGTCAAAAAGTTTTGAGGAACAAGAAAGAAGGAAGTTTCTTCGTGTTGTCTATAATAACTCTTCATCAATTGATCTTTGCTCCTCAGATTGGTATAAAGCCTTAATCCATGCAACTTATATTGAAAAAGGTCATAACAGTGCCAGCCGGAATAATGCTTTAATGACTCTAGCCCTTGCCAATTATGCAAGTGAGCGTTCTTTTGACGTGGCTTATGATGAACTCGATCAATTCAACAGCTTTTTAGAGAATCCTTTAAGCAAAGTTGAGTTTGAGAAAACATTAAAAAGTGCATACTCAGGAAAATATAAGGGTGTAAAGCGCTCTTATGTAGAAGGTCTGCTAGAGCTATGGACAGATGGAACTGCCAGGTTTCAAGGGAAAGAGGGCTGGTATAAATTCAAAAAGGATCGTGAAGAGAGAGAACGCTCCCATTATGATGAATGGGAAGAAGATATTCTAAGATACATAGAGAAGCATAAAAGCCCAGAAATGCCGTTTCTAGAGGGTTCTTTAGCTATGCTTGCAGAAACGTTTGGTATGGCGGTTTCATCCCTAAAAGAAGTGCTCAAACGCTCAAACAGGATTATTAAAAGAACCGTTGGCCGGGGGCGCGCGGCTGTTACAAAAGTCAGCAGCAGGAGTATGCTACTTAAAGGTTTGCTCCATATGCGCAAAAAGCAAATAAACCATAACCAATCAGCAGCTGCACCTTTAATCGACAAGGTATCTACTATAAAGAGAGAGATACAGCTAGTAATAAACATGTTTGACACACCGTTTTCATCACAGGAAGAGATAGATATATTTAATGATTCTGGGCAACTTCCTCCGATCAAGAATACAAGCTGA
- a CDS encoding GNAT family N-acetyltransferase, whose translation MEFNRIISINDPLFKSMHELMKKVFPPEEVLEFDLWKEPLEDPGIRVFVAVHNGDVLGATEYRYYEDFNVAMTDFTIISQPGLGIGAFLAQKRLADLQSLAAENGKTLTGMFAEIYDPYQVENYEFGGVKPMDPYVRREVLSHLGYKRLDFTYVHPSWNNDGEAVTGLDLGFLPMTENLYELEADLIVHFLKRYYSVLPNKPQAWLEMIEKLETKEKVALLPL comes from the coding sequence ATGGAGTTTAATAGAATAATCAGTATTAATGATCCATTGTTTAAATCAATGCATGAACTCATGAAGAAGGTTTTTCCTCCTGAGGAAGTGCTGGAATTCGATCTTTGGAAGGAGCCGCTTGAAGATCCGGGAATAAGAGTATTTGTTGCCGTTCACAATGGAGATGTTTTGGGTGCAACGGAATACCGATACTATGAGGATTTTAATGTTGCAATGACTGACTTTACAATTATCAGTCAGCCAGGCCTTGGAATTGGAGCATTTTTGGCTCAAAAACGGTTGGCAGACCTTCAATCATTAGCAGCTGAAAACGGAAAAACCTTAACAGGTATGTTTGCAGAAATCTATGATCCCTATCAAGTAGAAAACTACGAGTTTGGCGGCGTTAAGCCTATGGATCCTTATGTGCGCCGCGAGGTACTGAGTCACCTTGGATACAAACGTCTGGACTTCACTTATGTCCATCCATCCTGGAACAATGATGGCGAAGCGGTGACAGGACTTGATCTGGGTTTTCTTCCAATGACAGAAAATCTATATGAGCTAGAAGCAGATCTTATAGTACACTTTTTAAAACGATATTATTCTGTGCTTCCAAATAAACCTCAGGCGTGGCTAGAAATGATTGAAAAATTGGAGACAAAAGAAAAAGTGGCACTGCTGCCATTATAA
- a CDS encoding iron chaperone — MEVFAKYLTGIDNPDHRDRTEEILAWVANKFPNLDPQIKWNTPMFSDHGTFIIGFSTAKHHLSVAPEEVGIAHFADDIAQAGYSATKGLFRIPWNEPVNYELLEKMIEFNIQDKAEYTNFWRK; from the coding sequence ATGGAAGTTTTTGCAAAATATTTAACAGGTATCGATAACCCCGATCACCGCGATCGAACAGAGGAAATTTTGGCGTGGGTTGCTAATAAATTCCCAAATTTGGATCCGCAAATCAAGTGGAATACGCCAATGTTTTCCGATCACGGCACATTTATCATCGGCTTTTCCACAGCGAAGCATCATTTGAGCGTTGCACCCGAAGAAGTAGGCATTGCGCACTTTGCCGATGACATTGCACAAGCTGGCTACAGCGCTACCAAAGGCTTGTTTCGAATTCCGTGGAATGAACCGGTAAATTACGAATTGCTTGAGAAAATGATTGAATTTAATATTCAGGATAAAGCAGAATATACGAATTTTTGGCGGAAATAA
- a CDS encoding DinB family protein, producing the protein MDVKTLLLQQWASCLDEEDWFPPLEKVLEDITFEQAIWKPADGAMNSIWELVCHLLFYEKRFLMRFLGETANEPQAENNESTFRLPTETLENWKETKQEYFYVHRELGKILAKSEHEDLYRQIPGEDNSLVLELKSLAMHDASHIGQIVFLSKMQGAWAGKRSF; encoded by the coding sequence ATGGATGTAAAAACACTTTTGTTACAGCAATGGGCAAGCTGCTTAGATGAAGAAGACTGGTTTCCACCACTTGAAAAAGTGCTAGAGGATATCACTTTTGAACAGGCAATTTGGAAACCAGCTGATGGGGCAATGAATTCCATTTGGGAATTAGTTTGTCATTTACTTTTCTATGAAAAGAGATTTCTGATGCGATTTCTTGGTGAAACAGCGAATGAACCACAGGCAGAAAATAATGAATCTACATTTCGATTACCAACTGAGACGTTAGAAAATTGGAAGGAAACAAAACAAGAATACTTTTATGTTCATCGTGAACTTGGAAAAATACTAGCAAAATCAGAACATGAAGATTTGTATAGACAGATCCCAGGAGAAGATAATTCATTAGTGCTTGAACTGAAGAGTTTAGCAATGCACGACGCATCTCATATTGGGCAAATTGTATTCCTTAGTAAAATGCAAGGAGCTTGGGCAGGGAAACGCAGCTTTTAA
- a CDS encoding type IV secretory system conjugative DNA transfer family protein — MRFHLLPFLIPREGKVYELRTTMDAKILYFKDETAWTTMLSFLTRPWYRRWVKQEWISWEIAATKDEIRYFVWVPDEHIGRAFKAKFYAEHSDVEIVEADHYSIDFSRPHAGTKLFTESHWTIPIKTYHNEVVDTQAEIVEFLDGLEEGQEIHMQFLVQPAYRTERSFRGIVRQFHKQGEYDETLEKDNELYLSAIEGKATRVLSRIGVKVVAFGRDKRDSKELIKSAKGFIGTFSSGRLNQLKGREWWWFRTIRPLFRWEYKNRIYPIEPMKKRVILGSEEMAAIMRLPSERVRSNKLNRLKMRSTPLPKELKNLVFDPSLSVRLGEHCYHGKQTDVMFDLSTLRYHAAFIGMSGMGKSTALYNLVEDLINLEGAGTTIGGTIIDPHGDLCQDIAARIPPEKQHLVRYIKFSEGEIPFNVYDVDFATAEDKIAQTVADVLKRTWKDFWGPNIDDNFLNGGIVLQRLGEASLPNLQRLLSDPDYRENVLERLNRDDPIENDLYLYFANLQGLQDRELQAKTNSTLNKLRKITLSGVLGKMLRAKTNGLRFRESMDQGMINLLDLSELTSDEKKLIGSMCLTYAELAGKSRADTPVSERHKLPYHFVMVDEAPTLMEHSIDAIESFASELRKYKTSIILGMQGIKDQLPREVASAIFRNFGTFVSFRLGEPDDAQYVNRSMSSEVLQETDYLQIEPYSAYMRMQVGNERTRPFLIRMKAPGPALYADSISELKKITIADAMEIERQTTLGFQFKEKQMEDEEKATYELYLAEEGVQDTSQPNCLIDKVAGTIEGPLQNTDSKDIENNQLNLLSRDHDKTHGRAEQVLQPEEKNIIHGSQHLDSQESSSEKEDAQKEKKTDETKKVISNDDLWV; from the coding sequence GTGAGGTTTCATTTGTTGCCGTTTTTGATTCCGAGAGAAGGTAAGGTTTATGAGTTAAGGACAACGATGGATGCTAAGATTTTGTATTTTAAGGATGAGACAGCCTGGACAACGATGCTAAGTTTTTTGACGCGCCCGTGGTACCGCCGATGGGTTAAGCAGGAATGGATCAGCTGGGAGATTGCTGCTACGAAAGATGAGATCCGGTATTTTGTATGGGTGCCAGATGAACATATTGGCAGAGCGTTTAAAGCTAAGTTTTATGCCGAACATTCGGATGTTGAAATTGTGGAGGCCGATCATTACTCCATTGATTTTAGCCGCCCTCACGCGGGTACTAAGCTATTCACCGAAAGTCATTGGACGATCCCTATAAAAACGTATCATAACGAAGTAGTTGATACTCAGGCTGAAATTGTAGAGTTTCTAGATGGTTTAGAAGAAGGCCAGGAGATTCACATGCAATTTCTTGTGCAGCCTGCGTATCGCACTGAAAGGAGCTTTCGGGGAATTGTCCGCCAGTTTCATAAACAGGGTGAGTATGATGAGACGCTCGAGAAGGATAATGAACTGTACTTATCAGCAATAGAAGGAAAGGCAACCAGAGTTCTTTCCAGAATTGGGGTTAAGGTTGTTGCATTTGGAAGAGACAAACGAGATTCAAAAGAGCTGATTAAGAGTGCTAAAGGGTTTATCGGTACTTTTTCAAGTGGACGGTTAAATCAATTAAAGGGACGTGAATGGTGGTGGTTCCGTACGATTCGGCCATTGTTTCGCTGGGAGTATAAGAATCGTATATATCCGATTGAGCCTATGAAGAAGCGAGTGATTTTAGGTTCTGAAGAGATGGCTGCTATAATGCGGCTTCCAAGCGAAAGAGTTCGCAGCAATAAACTTAATCGGTTGAAAATGCGCTCTACGCCACTTCCGAAAGAATTAAAGAATTTAGTGTTTGATCCTTCTTTATCTGTTCGTCTAGGAGAACACTGTTATCATGGTAAGCAGACGGATGTCATGTTTGATCTTTCAACCTTGCGTTACCATGCTGCTTTTATTGGGATGTCGGGAATGGGGAAATCGACAGCATTGTATAACCTGGTTGAAGATTTAATCAATCTTGAAGGTGCCGGCACAACAATAGGTGGAACTATCATTGATCCGCATGGTGACTTGTGTCAGGATATTGCAGCAAGGATTCCGCCGGAAAAACAGCATCTTGTCAGATACATTAAGTTTTCAGAAGGCGAGATTCCTTTTAACGTCTATGATGTTGATTTTGCCACGGCAGAAGATAAAATTGCCCAGACGGTTGCGGATGTATTAAAAAGGACCTGGAAGGATTTTTGGGGTCCAAATATTGATGATAATTTCTTAAATGGCGGAATTGTTCTGCAGAGGTTAGGTGAAGCGAGTCTTCCGAATTTGCAAAGGCTGCTCAGTGATCCTGACTACCGGGAAAATGTCCTGGAACGCCTAAATCGTGATGACCCTATCGAGAATGATCTTTATCTGTATTTTGCAAACCTGCAGGGGCTTCAAGATCGTGAACTGCAGGCAAAAACGAATTCAACACTCAATAAGCTGCGGAAAATCACCTTGTCAGGCGTGTTGGGGAAAATGCTTCGTGCTAAAACGAACGGACTGCGCTTCCGTGAAAGCATGGATCAGGGAATGATCAATCTGCTTGATTTATCCGAGCTAACAAGTGACGAGAAGAAGCTTATCGGTTCTATGTGTTTGACGTATGCAGAACTTGCCGGGAAAAGCAGGGCAGACACTCCTGTCTCGGAGCGTCACAAACTTCCTTATCATTTTGTAATGGTAGACGAGGCTCCAACCCTGATGGAACACAGCATAGATGCGATTGAGTCTTTTGCATCGGAGCTTAGAAAATACAAAACATCTATCATTTTAGGCATGCAGGGAATCAAAGATCAATTGCCGAGAGAAGTTGCGTCTGCTATATTCAGAAACTTCGGAACATTTGTTTCTTTTCGGTTAGGAGAACCTGATGACGCTCAATATGTGAATCGCTCCATGTCATCAGAAGTACTTCAAGAAACAGATTATCTGCAAATCGAGCCTTATAGTGCGTATATGAGAATGCAGGTTGGAAATGAAAGAACCCGGCCATTCTTAATTCGTATGAAGGCACCTGGGCCTGCCTTGTACGCAGATTCAATTTCAGAACTAAAGAAAATAACAATTGCAGACGCCATGGAAATTGAAAGGCAGACTACTTTAGGATTCCAGTTTAAAGAGAAACAAATGGAAGACGAAGAAAAAGCAACATATGAATTGTACCTTGCTGAAGAAGGTGTACAAGATACCAGTCAGCCTAATTGCCTGATAGACAAGGTCGCTGGAACAATAGAAGGTCCTTTGCAAAATACAGATAGCAAAGACATAGAAAATAATCAATTAAATCTTCTATCAAGAGATCATGATAAAACTCATGGTCGAGCTGAACAAGTGTTGCAACCAGAAGAGAAAAATATAATTCATGGTTCTCAGCACTTAGATTCTCAGGAATCTTCAAGTGAAAAGGAAGACGCGCAGAAAGAGAAAAAAACTGATGAGACAAAAAAAGTCATCAGCAACGATGACTTATGGGTGTAG
- a CDS encoding replication-relaxation family protein, with protein MAKRITDLEEELFVSLHDLVFVDVQYLEKFIYVHEDGKPYSKYWISKQMRAMEAEGYIKSFPVAKAAVQGRDRLVYTLDSKGVLEVKEILGEADWDSRWTQRTPTYVFHSLRMSHIQAAYASQKDNQFTFKEFFSERRAFRNYGEITKDKEGKKKQSSTTVIRPDGAFTLEREINGQKVKFLFFVELERSRQRVDVTLNKIRRYNEYVRKRSFENDEIFGEGVRVVRVLFISNNDTERNKIMENSHKADSREIEKIGGSLLFGTYEDVIADPFGQIWKAKDSSDSSKLYSLYKRVE; from the coding sequence ATGGCCAAAAGAATAACCGATTTAGAAGAAGAATTGTTTGTATCTTTGCATGATTTAGTATTTGTTGATGTGCAGTATTTAGAAAAATTTATATACGTTCATGAAGACGGAAAGCCCTATAGCAAGTACTGGATTTCCAAGCAAATGAGGGCTATGGAAGCAGAAGGGTATATCAAGTCATTCCCGGTTGCCAAAGCTGCCGTGCAAGGGCGGGACCGACTCGTTTATACGCTCGATTCAAAAGGTGTACTAGAAGTTAAAGAAATTCTGGGTGAAGCTGATTGGGATTCAAGATGGACACAGAGAACACCAACTTATGTTTTTCACTCTTTGAGAATGTCACATATACAGGCTGCTTATGCCTCACAAAAAGATAATCAGTTTACATTTAAAGAGTTTTTCTCTGAACGCAGAGCCTTTCGCAATTATGGCGAGATCACAAAAGATAAGGAAGGAAAGAAAAAACAATCTTCTACAACCGTGATTCGTCCGGATGGGGCGTTTACGCTTGAGAGGGAAATAAACGGCCAAAAAGTGAAGTTTTTGTTTTTTGTAGAACTCGAGAGAAGCAGGCAGCGAGTGGATGTCACGTTAAATAAGATCAGACGCTATAACGAGTATGTTCGAAAAAGATCATTTGAGAATGACGAGATTTTTGGTGAAGGTGTACGTGTTGTCCGTGTGTTATTCATCTCGAATAACGATACTGAGCGAAATAAGATTATGGAGAATTCACATAAAGCTGATTCCCGTGAAATTGAAAAAATAGGCGGCAGTTTATTGTTTGGAACTTATGAAGATGTCATAGCAGATCCATTCGGTCAGATCTGGAAAGCGAAAGATTCATCAGATTCCAGTAAATTATATAGTTTATATAAAAGAGTTGAATAA
- a CDS encoding CocE/NonD family hydrolase: MLGLFFITEILTNESDGGKDMGRFLSIVVSLLLALTFFIPGNSAHAATKQWSFYDRPEQYGLVKEADIPITMQDGVVLRADIYRPDAPGHFPVILTQTPYNKNYEVGAGAQPGLRENPYFVKRGYVHVVVDVRGTGSSQGTWDAFGQAEQHDSLEIVNWAAIQPWSSGKVGLWGGSYLGINQFFTAAQQPPALKAIFPLVPLGDSYRDIAMSGGLMNTAFIPYWVTLVTIGGVIPPTYTLEDPLSATSTINGHVAGDLSFVEPTLLSMATGGDLDYDGPFYHQRSPLKVIDKVKVPTFITGGLHDIFQRGEPLLYEALKKNGVTAKLLMGDWTHGNWGSGLPADGIPNLDQVALRWFDNYLKGINTNINEIPDVTQFELGGGHFEVQSDWPNPLAHTKRYYLRNFKALSTDAPAVGGSETLLQQPVTGVCSGSANQWTAGLLGALPCTKDNRLTELSEVTYTTPELVNDLKLSGPIGAEIYASTTAKDAVLSVRVTDVAPDGTSTEITAGLLAASFRAVDTTKSRIVEGNNIQPWHPFTKDSVLPVTPGEIMKLNIEIFPTNAVIKAGHRLRVAIGPSDFPHAISPMKQELNQLGGEITIYHDPQHPSFVAVPVVE, translated from the coding sequence ATGTTGGGTCTCTTTTTTATTACAGAAATATTAACCAACGAATCGGATGGGGGAAAAGATATGGGGAGATTTTTGAGTATTGTTGTTTCATTATTGTTGGCGCTCACTTTTTTTATACCGGGAAATAGCGCACATGCTGCCACTAAACAATGGAGTTTTTACGATCGGCCGGAACAATACGGTTTGGTTAAAGAGGCAGATATACCTATTACCATGCAAGATGGTGTTGTATTAAGAGCTGATATTTATCGTCCTGATGCTCCCGGACATTTTCCGGTAATCTTGACACAGACCCCTTACAATAAAAACTATGAGGTGGGCGCAGGGGCGCAGCCGGGGCTTCGTGAGAATCCGTACTTTGTGAAGCGCGGGTATGTTCACGTAGTTGTCGATGTTCGAGGTACTGGAAGCTCCCAAGGTACCTGGGATGCATTTGGACAAGCTGAGCAACATGACAGCTTAGAGATTGTAAACTGGGCTGCTATCCAGCCTTGGAGTTCTGGCAAAGTTGGTTTATGGGGCGGATCCTATCTGGGCATCAATCAGTTTTTTACTGCAGCTCAACAGCCACCCGCTCTGAAAGCGATTTTCCCTCTTGTGCCATTGGGTGACAGCTATCGTGATATTGCGATGTCAGGTGGATTAATGAACACTGCGTTTATTCCTTATTGGGTTACTCTAGTTACGATCGGGGGTGTTATACCGCCTACGTACACATTGGAAGACCCATTATCGGCCACTTCCACAATTAACGGTCACGTTGCTGGGGATCTCAGTTTTGTCGAGCCAACGCTTCTCTCGATGGCAACAGGTGGCGATCTTGATTATGACGGTCCATTTTACCATCAGCGTTCACCCCTTAAGGTGATTGATAAGGTGAAGGTTCCAACGTTTATCACTGGGGGTCTCCATGATATTTTCCAGCGTGGCGAACCACTTCTCTATGAGGCTCTGAAAAAAAATGGAGTGACAGCGAAGCTTCTGATGGGTGACTGGACCCACGGTAACTGGGGAAGTGGATTGCCTGCAGACGGTATCCCCAACCTCGACCAGGTTGCCCTGCGCTGGTTTGATAACTATTTGAAAGGTATTAACACAAACATTAACGAAATTCCAGATGTGACACAATTTGAGCTAGGGGGCGGACACTTCGAGGTTCAATCCGATTGGCCTAACCCGCTCGCTCATACGAAACGTTATTATTTACGCAACTTTAAAGCTCTTTCAACGGATGCACCTGCTGTTGGAGGTTCTGAAACCTTGCTTCAGCAACCGGTTACCGGGGTCTGCTCGGGAAGTGCCAACCAGTGGACTGCAGGGCTTCTTGGGGCTTTGCCGTGCACCAAGGATAATCGTTTGACTGAGCTGAGCGAGGTCACTTACACGACGCCGGAACTGGTTAATGACCTTAAGCTCTCAGGACCCATTGGAGCTGAAATATATGCTTCTACCACAGCAAAAGACGCTGTCCTGTCTGTGCGAGTCACGGATGTTGCACCTGACGGAACCTCTACGGAAATTACTGCTGGTTTGCTTGCTGCATCCTTCAGAGCAGTAGATACTACGAAGAGCCGGATTGTGGAAGGGAATAACATTCAACCTTGGCATCCATTTACTAAGGACTCCGTTCTGCCGGTTACTCCTGGTGAGATCATGAAGTTGAATATTGAAATTTTTCCAACCAATGCGGTTATTAAGGCAGGCCATCGCCTAAGAGTTGCTATTGGGCCAAGTGACTTCCCGCATGCCATTTCACCTATGAAGCAAGAATTAAACCAGTTGGGTGGAGAGATCACAATCTACCATGATCCACAGCATCCGTCCTTTGTTGCTGTACCTGTTGTAGAATAG
- a CDS encoding sugar kinase: MKKVVTLGEILLRLSPPGNSKIIGTSLLDVTYGGSEANVAVSLSQYGISTSFVTKLPNNEIGDAAINKLREFGVNTSNIIRGGDRIGIYFLENGYSVRSSKVVYDRKSSAITEAKIYEFNIDEIFKDQDLFHVSGITLGISEESFQLAKTLIKAAKEKGLKVSFDFNYRSKLWSLEQAKEKFEQVLEYVDIIFAGHLDFTNILEIKPEKSLEETDILSYYEDLYSKIYKKYQFEYIVSSIRDVKSASRNHYQGIQYDGKKIYQSRHYSIDIVDRVGTGDAYTAGFLYAYLSNMDNGYKVEFAAAAAALKHTIPGDMTISKVEEVENLFKYSSFHVQR, encoded by the coding sequence ATGAAAAAGGTTGTAACGTTAGGTGAAATCCTTCTTAGACTATCACCTCCAGGAAATAGTAAAATCATCGGCACATCGCTTTTAGATGTAACATATGGCGGAAGTGAAGCAAATGTGGCTGTATCTTTAAGTCAATATGGAATCAGCACATCTTTCGTCACGAAACTCCCTAATAATGAAATTGGAGATGCAGCAATTAACAAGTTAAGAGAATTTGGAGTTAATACTTCTAATATTATTAGGGGCGGCGATCGAATCGGGATTTATTTTTTAGAAAACGGCTATTCAGTAAGATCGAGCAAAGTGGTGTATGATCGAAAAAGCTCTGCCATAACGGAAGCAAAAATATATGAATTTAACATTGATGAAATATTCAAAGATCAGGATTTGTTCCATGTGTCCGGAATTACATTAGGAATAAGTGAAGAAAGTTTTCAACTGGCGAAAACGTTAATAAAAGCTGCAAAAGAAAAAGGATTAAAAGTTAGCTTTGATTTTAATTATCGGAGCAAGCTATGGTCTTTAGAACAGGCGAAGGAAAAGTTTGAACAAGTATTAGAGTATGTTGACATTATTTTTGCAGGCCATCTTGATTTTACAAATATTCTTGAAATTAAACCTGAAAAAAGTTTGGAAGAAACCGATATTTTAAGCTATTACGAGGACTTATATTCAAAGATTTACAAGAAATATCAATTTGAATACATTGTATCTTCGATTAGGGATGTTAAATCTGCTTCAAGAAACCATTACCAAGGTATACAATATGATGGAAAAAAAATCTATCAATCCAGACACTACTCCATCGATATCGTTGATCGAGTTGGAACGGGCGATGCTTATACTGCAGGGTTCTTATATGCCTATTTATCAAATATGGATAATGGCTATAAAGTAGAATTTGCTGCTGCAGCGGCAGCTTTAAAACATACAATACCTGGAGATATGACCATCTCCAAAGTAGAAGAAGTAGAAAATCTTTTCAAATACTCTTCCTTTCATGTTCAAAGGTGA